The following proteins are co-located in the Mus pahari chromosome 14, PAHARI_EIJ_v1.1, whole genome shotgun sequence genome:
- the Stac2 gene encoding SH3 and cysteine-rich domain-containing protein 2, translated as MTEMSEKENEPDDAATHTSPGTVSTLQETKLQRFKRSLSLKTILRSKSVENFFLRSGSELKCPTEVLLTPPTPLPPPSPPPASTDRGLPTPTPSPCPVPRPLAPLKPVRLHSFQEHVFKRASPCELCHQLIVGNSKQGLRCKTCKVSVHLWCSEEISHQQCPGKTSTSFRRNFSSPLLVHEPPPACAMNKESPPTGTSGKVDPVYETLRYGTSLALMNRSSFSSTSESPTRSLSERDELTEDGEGSIRSSEEGPGDSVFTAPAESEGSGPEEKSPGQQPPKLPLRKDVGPMYSYVALYKFLPQENNDLALQPGDRIMLVDDSNEDWWKGKIGDRVGFFPANFVQRVRPGENVWRCCQPFSGNKEQGYMSLKENQICVGVSRSKDSDGFIRVSSGKKRGLVPADSLAEI; from the exons ctccAGCGATTTAAGCGCTCCCTCTCCCTCAAAACCATCCTTCGAAGTAAGAGCGTGGAGAACTTCTTCCTCCGCTCGGGCTCTGAGCTCAAGTGCCCAACAGAGGTGCTGCTGACACCGCCAACCCCACTGCCTCCCCCTTCTCCACCACCTGCATCCACAGACCGGGGTCTACCCACCCCAACACCCTCCCCGTGCCCAGTCCCTCGCCCCTTGGCACCGCTCAAACCAGTGAGGCTGCACAGTTTCCAGGAACATGTTTTCAAGAGAGCCAGCCCGTGTGAACTGTGCCACCAGCTCATTGTGG GAAACTCCAAGCAGGGCTTGCGATGTAAGACATGCAAAGTCAGCGTTCACCTCTGGTGCTCCGAGGAGATCTCCCACCAGCAATGCCCAGGCAAGACA tCCACATCTTTCCGACGCAACTTCAGCTCCCCGCTCCTGGTGCATGAGCCGCCACCAGCCTGTGCCATGAACAAAGAGTCCCCACCTACCG GGACCAGCGGGAAGGTGGACCCAGTTTATGAGACCCTGCGCTATGGCACCTCCCTGGCACTGATGAACCGGTCCAGTTTCAGCAGCACGTCTGAGTCCCCCACACGGAGCCTG AGTGAGCGTGATGAGCTAACAGAAGATGGAGAAGGCAGCATCCGCAGCTCAGAAGAGGGGCCTGGGGACAGTG TATTCACAGCTCCAGCAGAGAGTGAAGGCTCAGGACCGGAGGAGAAAAGCCCTGGACAGCAA CCCCCAAAGCTGCCCCTGCGGAAGGACGTGGGGCCCATGTACTCCTACGTCGCCCTCTACAAGTTCCTGCCTCAGGAGAACAATGACCTGGCTCTGCA GCCTGGAGATCGGATCATGTTGGTGGATGACTCTAACGAAGATTGGTGGAAG GGCAAGATTGGCGACCGGGTTGGCTTCTTCCCAGCCAATTTCGTGCAGCGGGTGAGGCCGGGAGAGAATGTTTGGCGATGCTGTCAGCCCTTCTCTGGAAACAAGGAGCAGGGTTACATGAGCCTCAAGGAGAACCAG ATCTGCGTAGGTGTGAGCAGAAGCAAGGATAGCGATGGCTTCATCCGCGTCAGCAGTGGCAAGAAGCGGGGTTTGGTGCCAGCCGACTCCTTGGCAGAGATCTGA